In a single window of the Agromyces sp. H17E-10 genome:
- a CDS encoding helix-turn-helix transcriptional regulator — MTEPSGAAKVPVEDRLFSLVLALVATETGLLKSEILSTVRGYAERYDAGGQNANLERQFERDKDEIRDLGIPLETVESPDRPGDNQSLRYRIPKGQYELPETVRFSPDELALLGLAAEVWREASVSADSQRALTKLRSLGIEPRDPVIGYAPRLRVRDAAFEPLRQALDRRQTVRFRYFKPGEREPRLRTVDPLAVVLHEGRWHLHARDRAVDEPRTFLLSRIVGDVEFVAGSTFDAPPPGIQDRVIAELDALRLANVADLAVTAGSDAEIRLGKRAVEGDEDAGVIRLHYTDEAVLADELAAYGPEVRVLAPATLREAVRDRLRLVAEAHREGAAR, encoded by the coding sequence GTGACAGAACCCAGTGGTGCAGCGAAGGTTCCGGTCGAAGACCGGTTGTTCAGCCTCGTCCTCGCCCTCGTCGCGACCGAGACCGGGCTCCTGAAGTCCGAGATCCTCTCGACCGTCCGCGGCTATGCCGAGCGCTACGACGCCGGGGGGCAGAACGCGAACCTCGAGCGGCAGTTCGAGCGTGACAAAGACGAGATCCGCGATCTCGGCATCCCGCTCGAGACGGTCGAGTCGCCCGACCGGCCGGGCGACAACCAGTCCCTGCGCTACCGCATCCCGAAGGGGCAGTACGAACTGCCCGAGACGGTGCGGTTCAGTCCCGACGAGCTCGCCCTGCTCGGTCTCGCGGCCGAGGTCTGGCGCGAGGCATCCGTCTCGGCCGACTCGCAGCGCGCCCTCACCAAGCTGCGGTCGCTCGGCATCGAGCCGCGCGACCCCGTCATCGGCTACGCACCGCGACTCCGCGTTCGCGATGCGGCCTTCGAGCCGCTCCGCCAGGCGCTCGATCGCCGGCAGACGGTTCGCTTCCGCTATTTCAAGCCGGGGGAGCGGGAGCCGCGCCTGCGCACCGTCGACCCGCTCGCGGTCGTGCTCCATGAGGGCCGCTGGCACCTGCACGCCCGCGACCGGGCGGTCGACGAGCCCCGCACGTTCCTGCTCTCCCGCATCGTGGGCGACGTGGAGTTCGTCGCGGGCTCGACGTTCGACGCCCCGCCGCCCGGCATCCAGGACCGGGTGATCGCCGAGCTCGACGCCCTGCGGCTCGCGAACGTCGCCGACCTCGCGGTGACCGCGGGCAGCGACGCCGAGATCCGCCTCGGCAAGCGGGCCGTCGAGGGCGATGAGGACGCGGGGGTCATCCGCCTGCACTACACCGACGAGGCGGTGCTCGCCGACGAACTCGCGGCCTACGGCCCCGAGGTCCGCGTGCTCGCGCCCGCGACCCTGCGCGAAGCGGTGCGCGACCGGCTCCGACTCGTCGCCGAGGCGCATCGCGAGGGAGCCGCCCGATGA
- a CDS encoding helix-turn-helix transcriptional regulator, giving the protein MNEPRRKPLKASDKLVFLLSLVPYLLEQQVVDVPDAAAHFGVSDEEIREAVRLIATSGLPGATGTYQPNDLFDIDWDAFEDDDVIVIVHHVAIDDAPRLSAREAAALIAGLQYLSALPENAGSASLGALMQKLTAGASAAPSRIAVAESASNGSLAIIREAVAGGRQLEFDYRNAVGVAGRRRVDPLRILSQDADWYLQAYCHTREDVRNFRVDRMSGLVVSDLPIDEHAEAEVPDTLFQGSESDFDVVVDAVPEALPLLADYLADSKTEAVDGRLRVTLRLAHVHGLKRLVAGLPGLVTVVSPAEARAAVAGWADAGLAGYAGQETSDH; this is encoded by the coding sequence ATGAACGAACCCCGCCGCAAGCCGCTGAAGGCCTCCGACAAGCTCGTCTTCCTGCTCTCGCTCGTGCCGTACCTGCTCGAGCAGCAGGTCGTCGACGTACCCGACGCCGCGGCGCACTTCGGCGTCTCCGACGAGGAGATCCGCGAGGCCGTGCGCCTCATCGCGACGTCGGGCCTCCCGGGTGCCACCGGCACGTACCAGCCGAACGACCTGTTCGACATCGACTGGGACGCCTTCGAGGACGACGACGTCATCGTGATCGTGCACCACGTCGCCATCGACGACGCCCCGCGACTGTCGGCCCGCGAGGCGGCGGCGCTGATCGCCGGCCTCCAGTACCTCTCGGCGCTGCCCGAGAACGCCGGCAGTGCGTCGCTCGGCGCGCTCATGCAGAAGCTCACCGCGGGCGCCTCCGCGGCGCCGAGCCGCATCGCCGTCGCCGAGTCCGCGAGCAACGGGTCGCTCGCGATCATCCGCGAGGCCGTCGCAGGCGGCCGTCAGCTCGAGTTCGACTACCGCAACGCGGTCGGCGTCGCGGGCCGGCGACGCGTCGACCCGCTGCGCATCCTCTCGCAGGACGCCGACTGGTACCTGCAGGCCTACTGCCACACGCGTGAGGACGTGCGCAACTTCCGGGTCGACCGCATGAGCGGGCTGGTCGTCAGCGACCTGCCGATCGACGAGCATGCCGAGGCCGAGGTCCCCGACACCCTGTTCCAGGGCTCGGAGAGCGACTTCGACGTGGTCGTCGACGCGGTGCCCGAGGCGCTGCCGCTGCTCGCCGACTACCTCGCCGACTCGAAGACCGAAGCGGTCGACGGTCGGCTCAGGGTCACGCTCCGCCTCGCGCACGTGCACGGGCTCAAGCGCCTCGTCGCCGGTCTTCCGGGACTCGTGACGGTCGTCTCGCCCGCCGAAGCGCGAGCAGCGGTCGCCGGGTGGGCCGACGCGGGGCTCGCAGGCTACGCTGGCCAGGAGACATCCGACCACTGA
- the tatA gene encoding twin-arginine translocase TatA/TatE family subunit: MWQGFTGWHALIILVVILLLFGAPKLPALARSLGQSMKILKTEVRSDKGDGDAAAAGDEAPKSEESDSGKSA, from the coding sequence ATGTGGCAAGGCTTCACCGGTTGGCACGCGCTGATCATCCTCGTGGTCATCCTGCTGCTGTTCGGCGCCCCCAAGCTTCCGGCCCTCGCCCGCAGCCTCGGGCAGTCGATGAAGATTCTGAAGACCGAGGTGCGCAGCGACAAGGGCGACGGCGACGCGGCCGCCGCCGGTGACGAGGCGCCGAAGTCCGAAGAGTCGGATTCCGGCAAGAGCGCCTGA
- the tatC gene encoding twin-arginine translocase subunit TatC, translating to MSLGAHLIELRKRLFISAIAIVVGMVAGWVLTDLYVWDAIQEPVARVAEARGQDAETAIVFPTISSAFDLRLQIALTLGLVISSPVWLYQVFAFLVPGLNKKERSFTLAFFATAIPLFFAGCAAGWFVLPNIVKLMTSFVPEGAMSLLTAKEYIDFVLKLVIAIGIAFVVPVFIVLLNFAGVISAASIIKSWRVAILVIVLFTAIATPSADIVSMFMLAIPMIVLYFAAWFIANLHDKRVARRNLAEFGEAV from the coding sequence ATGTCGCTCGGCGCGCACCTCATCGAGCTGCGCAAGCGCCTCTTCATCTCGGCGATCGCGATCGTCGTGGGCATGGTCGCCGGCTGGGTACTGACCGACCTCTACGTCTGGGACGCGATCCAGGAGCCGGTCGCGCGCGTGGCCGAGGCCCGCGGACAGGACGCCGAGACGGCGATCGTCTTCCCGACGATCTCGAGCGCCTTCGACCTGCGCCTGCAGATCGCCTTGACGTTGGGCCTCGTGATCTCGAGCCCGGTGTGGCTGTACCAGGTGTTCGCGTTCCTGGTCCCCGGCCTCAACAAGAAGGAGCGGAGCTTCACGCTCGCGTTCTTCGCGACCGCGATCCCGTTGTTCTTCGCCGGCTGCGCGGCCGGATGGTTCGTGCTGCCGAACATCGTGAAGCTCATGACGAGCTTCGTGCCCGAGGGGGCGATGTCGCTGCTCACGGCGAAGGAGTACATCGACTTCGTGCTGAAGCTCGTGATCGCGATCGGCATCGCCTTCGTGGTGCCCGTGTTCATCGTGCTGCTGAACTTCGCCGGCGTCATCAGCGCGGCGTCGATCATCAAGTCGTGGCGGGTCGCGATCCTCGTGATCGTGCTCTTCACGGCGATCGCGACCCCGTCGGCCGACATCGTCTCGATGTTCATGCTCGCGATCCCGATGATCGTGCTGTACTTCGCGGCGTGGTTCATCGCGAACCTGCACGACAAGCGGGTCGCGCGTCGCAACCTCGCCGAGTTCGGAGAGGCCGTCTGA
- a CDS encoding DEAD/DEAH box helicase — protein MSLSPAERYARSRQQRRQPRLAEFAAATRFDLDPFQSAACAALDEGRSVLVAAPTGAGKTVVAEFAVHLAMQEQGAKVFYTTPIKALSNQKYQEFCDAWGADQVGLLTGDTNVNSGARIVVMTTEVLRNMLYADSPLLDRLAYVVMDEVHYLADRFRGAVWEEVIIHLPEAVRLVSLSATVSNAEEFGDWLQAVRGDTEVIVSEDRPVPLEQHVLVRSKLVDLFDSSGQAATHRVNPELKQLARAGGRSIGSRSQRGRRGGDRGRFHQADKGGRLERSEVVALLQGKNLLPAIVFIFSRAGCDQAVRQVLRSGIRLTEGHERAEIRAIVEERARMLRDEDLAVLGYWEWLEGLERGVAAHHAGMLPAFKEIVEELFQKKLLKVVFATETLALGVNMPARSVVLEKLEKFNGEARVPITPGEYTQLTGRAGRRGIDIEGHSVIQWVDGLDPESVAALASRRSYPLNSSFRPTYNMAVNLVDQFGRERTRQILELSFAQFQADRAVVDLARTLRKQEESMAGYEEAMRCHLGDFGEYAGIRREIGRLERQSSKGNPTAAARERLQRELGTARKRLRAHPCHGCAERESHARWAERWWRLKQEHDDLSRQIRSRTGQVAKRFDRVSDVLSELGYLESDARGQLVSTPAGRVLKRIYGERDLLVAECLRRGLWDGLDVPGIAAMAASLVYEPRRDDRGVEYRLPRRGFREAFDRTLDVWSTLDDLERDHRLPSSEQPSPALASAMHGWARGGALANVLDDTELAAGDFVRLTKQVIDLLDQISIVAEAELATTARAAIDAVRRGVVAYGAAA, from the coding sequence ATGAGCCTCTCGCCGGCCGAACGCTACGCGCGGTCGCGCCAACAACGTCGGCAGCCTCGGCTCGCCGAGTTCGCAGCTGCGACCCGATTCGATCTCGACCCGTTCCAGAGCGCGGCCTGTGCCGCCCTCGACGAGGGGCGCAGCGTCCTCGTCGCGGCGCCCACGGGCGCGGGCAAGACGGTCGTCGCCGAGTTCGCCGTGCACCTCGCCATGCAGGAGCAGGGTGCCAAGGTCTTCTACACGACGCCGATCAAGGCGCTCTCCAACCAGAAGTACCAGGAGTTCTGCGACGCCTGGGGCGCCGACCAGGTCGGCCTCCTCACGGGCGACACCAACGTGAACTCGGGCGCCCGCATCGTCGTCATGACGACCGAGGTGCTGCGCAACATGCTCTACGCCGACTCGCCGCTGCTCGACCGGCTCGCGTACGTCGTGATGGACGAGGTGCACTACCTCGCCGACCGGTTCCGCGGCGCGGTCTGGGAGGAGGTCATCATCCACCTTCCCGAGGCCGTCCGACTCGTCTCGCTCAGCGCGACCGTGTCGAACGCCGAGGAGTTCGGTGACTGGCTGCAGGCGGTGCGCGGCGACACCGAGGTGATCGTCTCCGAAGACCGCCCGGTGCCGCTCGAGCAGCACGTGCTCGTGCGGTCGAAGCTCGTCGACCTGTTCGACTCATCGGGGCAGGCGGCGACCCACCGGGTGAACCCCGAACTCAAGCAGCTGGCACGCGCCGGCGGCCGATCGATCGGTTCGCGTTCGCAGCGCGGGCGCCGCGGCGGCGACCGCGGGCGCTTCCACCAGGCCGACAAGGGCGGTCGGCTCGAACGCTCGGAGGTCGTCGCGCTCCTGCAGGGCAAGAACCTGCTGCCCGCGATCGTCTTCATCTTCTCGCGCGCAGGGTGCGACCAGGCGGTCCGCCAGGTGCTGCGCAGCGGCATCCGGCTCACCGAGGGGCACGAGCGCGCCGAGATCCGGGCGATCGTCGAGGAGCGGGCGCGGATGCTCCGCGACGAGGATCTCGCGGTGCTCGGTTACTGGGAGTGGCTCGAGGGCCTCGAGCGGGGCGTCGCGGCCCACCACGCGGGCATGCTGCCGGCGTTCAAGGAGATCGTCGAGGAGCTCTTCCAGAAGAAGCTGTTGAAGGTGGTGTTCGCGACCGAGACGCTCGCGCTCGGCGTCAACATGCCGGCGCGCTCGGTCGTGCTCGAGAAGCTCGAGAAGTTCAACGGCGAGGCGAGGGTGCCGATCACGCCGGGGGAGTACACCCAGCTGACCGGGCGTGCCGGCCGGCGCGGCATCGACATCGAGGGGCACTCGGTCATCCAGTGGGTTGACGGGCTCGACCCCGAGTCGGTCGCGGCGCTCGCCTCGCGACGCAGCTATCCGCTCAACTCGAGCTTCCGTCCGACCTACAACATGGCCGTCAACCTGGTCGACCAGTTCGGACGCGAGCGCACCCGGCAGATCCTCGAGCTGTCCTTCGCCCAGTTCCAGGCCGACCGCGCGGTCGTCGACCTCGCCCGTACGCTCCGGAAGCAGGAGGAGTCGATGGCCGGGTACGAGGAGGCGATGCGCTGCCACCTCGGCGACTTCGGCGAGTACGCGGGCATCCGCCGTGAGATCGGGCGGCTCGAGCGGCAATCCTCCAAGGGCAACCCGACCGCAGCCGCTCGCGAACGCCTGCAGCGCGAGCTCGGCACCGCCCGCAAGCGGCTGCGCGCGCATCCCTGTCACGGATGCGCCGAGCGCGAGTCGCACGCCCGCTGGGCCGAACGCTGGTGGCGTCTGAAGCAGGAGCACGACGACCTGTCGCGCCAGATCCGCAGCCGCACGGGCCAGGTCGCCAAGCGGTTCGATCGTGTGTCGGACGTGCTCTCGGAGCTCGGCTACCTCGAGTCCGATGCACGCGGACAACTCGTGTCGACGCCGGCGGGGCGCGTGCTCAAGCGCATCTACGGCGAGCGCGACCTGCTCGTCGCCGAGTGCCTGCGCCGCGGGCTCTGGGACGGCCTCGACGTCCCGGGCATCGCCGCGATGGCCGCATCCCTCGTCTACGAACCGCGACGCGACGATCGCGGGGTCGAGTACCGGCTGCCGCGTCGCGGCTTCCGGGAGGCCTTCGACCGGACGCTCGACGTCTGGAGCACCCTCGACGACCTCGAACGCGACCACCGCCTGCCGAGCAGCGAGCAGCCGTCGCCGGCGCTCGCCTCGGCCATGCACGGCTGGGCGAGGGGCGGCGCGCTCGCGAACGTGCTCGACGACACCGAACTCGCGGCGGGCGACTTCGTCCGCCTGACGAAGCAGGTCATCGATCTGCTCGACCAGATCTCGATCGTCGCCGAGGCCGAGCTCGCCACGACGGCGCGAGCGGCGATCGACGCGGTGCGCCGGGGGGTGGTGGCGTACGGCGCGGCCGCGTGA
- the lnt gene encoding apolipoprotein N-acyltransferase, whose translation MPSTPARRRLLPLPLWAAVVVAAIGGVVYDLGFPDVSAWPLAFVGIALALVTLIGRRAWSAALVGFVFGLAFYLQHVSWTSLYLGPIPWLALSIFESFFMAGGAVLITLAYRWVPHASASRWVRLIWLPLLVAGLWIVRETAAGTLPYGGFPWGRAALSQSQSPFAEVVAWIGSTGLGFVMVALVAGVIEWVRLRGWRDLRTAIPVAALLVVAVVVPAFPTTPAGELRVASVQGNGPAGYFDEREPGDVLSKQLAATEPVLDEPGIDVLLWPEGGSDIDPTRSAAAAGVFDTLGERLDAPIVLNTVTTRDDEYFNTSLLWRSGEGAVDSYDKRHPVPFGEYIPDRWFYDAIVPDLTGLVQRGYSPGVNSPVFDLGAAVAGLAICFDVIYDDVIWQGAREGAELYMFQTNNADFRGTDENQQQLAIARLRAIETGRSVVNISTVGTSQVIDPSGRTIDSLPAYEAGAMVTDVELRHGLTPSVVLGSWVAIVIVLGSIAGLIAAGVLARQRSGRTELTRSNATGASADGDGDAKD comes from the coding sequence GTGCCATCCACGCCCGCGCGCCGCCGTCTCCTGCCGCTGCCGTTGTGGGCGGCGGTCGTCGTCGCCGCCATCGGCGGCGTCGTGTACGACCTCGGCTTCCCCGACGTCTCGGCGTGGCCCCTCGCGTTCGTGGGCATCGCCCTCGCACTCGTCACGCTGATCGGCCGACGAGCCTGGAGCGCGGCACTCGTCGGATTCGTCTTCGGACTCGCGTTCTACCTCCAGCACGTGTCGTGGACCTCGCTCTACCTCGGCCCGATCCCATGGCTCGCGCTGTCGATCTTCGAGTCGTTCTTCATGGCGGGCGGCGCGGTGCTCATCACGCTCGCGTATCGCTGGGTGCCGCATGCGAGTGCATCGCGTTGGGTGCGACTGATCTGGCTGCCGCTGCTCGTCGCCGGGCTCTGGATCGTCCGCGAGACGGCCGCCGGCACGTTGCCGTACGGCGGCTTCCCCTGGGGGCGCGCGGCGCTCAGCCAGTCCCAGAGCCCGTTCGCCGAGGTGGTGGCGTGGATCGGTTCGACCGGGCTCGGGTTCGTCATGGTCGCCCTTGTCGCCGGCGTCATCGAGTGGGTCCGGCTCCGCGGATGGCGAGACCTCCGCACCGCCATCCCGGTCGCCGCGCTGCTGGTGGTCGCGGTCGTCGTGCCGGCCTTCCCGACCACGCCGGCCGGCGAACTCAGGGTCGCCAGCGTGCAGGGCAACGGTCCGGCAGGGTATTTCGACGAGCGCGAACCGGGCGACGTGCTCTCAAAGCAGCTGGCCGCGACGGAGCCCGTGCTCGACGAGCCCGGCATCGACGTGCTGCTGTGGCCCGAGGGCGGTTCCGACATCGATCCGACGCGGAGCGCCGCCGCAGCGGGGGTCTTCGACACCCTCGGCGAGCGCCTCGACGCGCCGATCGTGCTCAACACCGTCACGACGCGCGACGACGAGTACTTCAACACCTCACTGCTCTGGCGGTCGGGCGAGGGGGCCGTCGACAGCTACGACAAGCGGCATCCGGTGCCGTTCGGCGAGTACATCCCCGACCGGTGGTTCTACGATGCGATCGTGCCCGACCTGACCGGACTCGTGCAACGCGGCTACTCGCCCGGCGTGAACTCGCCGGTGTTCGACCTTGGAGCGGCCGTCGCGGGCCTCGCGATCTGCTTCGACGTCATCTACGACGACGTGATCTGGCAGGGAGCCCGCGAGGGCGCCGAGCTCTACATGTTCCAGACCAACAACGCCGACTTCCGCGGCACCGACGAGAACCAGCAGCAGCTCGCCATCGCCCGCCTGCGGGCGATCGAGACCGGACGGTCGGTCGTGAACATCTCGACCGTCGGCACGAGCCAGGTCATCGACCCGTCGGGGCGCACGATCGACTCCCTCCCGGCCTACGAGGCGGGTGCGATGGTGACCGACGTCGAACTCCGGCACGGGCTCACGCCGTCGGTCGTCCTCGGCTCGTGGGTCGCGATCGTGATCGTGCTCGGATCGATCGCCGGCCTCATCGCGGCGGGCGTGCTCGCGCGGCAGCGCTCGGGTCGCACAGAACTCACGAGGTCGAACGCGACCGGCGCGTCAGCCGACGGCGACGGCGACGCGAAGGACTAG
- a CDS encoding RNA polymerase-binding protein RbpA, which translates to MADRSLRGMRIGAQSLQSEDGVVFADRAEYTYQCETCGRDTTMVFSTEAEIPETWECRHCGASAVLLVDSKPVEIDRSGEKVARTHWDMLLERRTIPELEELLEERLQYLRARRGQKVGA; encoded by the coding sequence ATGGCGGATCGGAGCCTTCGGGGCATGCGGATCGGTGCGCAGAGCCTGCAGAGCGAAGACGGCGTGGTGTTCGCCGACCGCGCTGAGTACACCTACCAGTGCGAGACCTGTGGACGAGACACGACGATGGTCTTCTCGACCGAGGCCGAGATCCCCGAGACGTGGGAGTGCCGCCACTGCGGTGCATCGGCCGTGCTGCTCGTCGACTCGAAGCCGGTCGAGATCGACCGCTCGGGCGAGAAGGTCGCCCGCACCCACTGGGACATGCTGCTCGAGCGCCGTACCATTCCCGAGCTCGAGGAGCTGCTCGAGGAGCGACTCCAGTACCTCCGGGCCCGCCGCGGCCAGAAGGTCGGCGCCTAG